The following DNA comes from Deltaproteobacteria bacterium.
TCTTCGACGGCAAAGGCCAGAAGCTGTATGCCGAGGTTCCCCGACTGGGCGAGGAGCGTCGTCGTACCCGGTTTCGGGCGAACGTGAAAACCGGTGCAGGTAAAATGGATATGGGGATTGATAATGCCCATCGTGTTGGGGCCAAGAATCAGAATATCCGCCCGCCTGGCCCGTTCCACCAGGTCTTCCTCCCGCCGCTTCCCCTCCTCCCCCATCTCGCCGAAACCGGAGGTGATGAGCAGCATCTGGCGGATCCCCTTCTTTTCAAAATCGGGGATAACCGAGGGAACCTTGTCGGCCGGGAGGGTCACGATGCCAAGGTCCACGGGACCCGGAATGTCGAGCACCGACTTGTAAACCGGTCGGCCCGCGATTTCACCGCCCCGGGGGTTGACCAGGTAAATCCCGCCCTCGTAGCCTCCGCCCACCACATTGGTGAAAAGCATGTGCCCCCACTTCCCGAAGGTGGCGGAAGCGCCGACAAAAGCAATCGAACGGGGGTGGAACAGCCTGTAGATCGTCCCCGGATCGACAGGCCGGCGCCGCGGCCCCGGCGTATCGGGCTTTCCCAACACGATCAGGGCGTCCACCGCCGTAAGACGGCCCTCGGCATCGGCGATCAGGGGATTGATATCGACCTCCCGGATTTCCGGAAAATCGTCGGCCAGGCGGGACAGGCCCTCCATGACGCGAACAATCGCCTCCCGATCCACGGCGCCCTGTCCGCGAAAGTCATCGAGGAGGGCCCGGCCCCTGATTTCACCGACGGCATGCAGGGCTTCCGCCCGCGTCACCGGGGCGACACGAAAAACGACGTCCCCCAGGGCTTCGGTGAATACACCGCCGAGACCGAACATGACGACGGGTCCGAACTGCCGGTCACGGAAGAAACCGGCAACGAACTTCCGATCCCCGGAAACGTGCGGTTGAACGAGAAAGCCCTCCAGATCGTCTCCTGCGGCGGCTTCCATCGCCCTGACCACGGCGGGAAGCTCCGGTTCATGCCGGATCCCCGTCCGAACGAGGCCCCGTTCCGTTTTATGGGTGAGACGATGGCCTAACGCCTTGACCACGACAGGGTACCCCAGGCGGCGGGCATGTCCGATGACTTCAGCCTCGGTTAAAGCGACGGCTTCATCCACGACGGGCACGCCGTAAACCCGCAACACCCGCTTCGCTTCGGC
Coding sequences within:
- a CDS encoding CoA-binding protein, whose product is MDPADIIANAGAENRFSLTEAEAKRVLRVYGVPVVDEAVALTEAEVIGHARRLGYPVVVKALGHRLTHKTERGLVRTGIRHEPELPAVVRAMEAAAGDDLEGFLVQPHVSGDRKFVAGFFRDRQFGPVVMFGLGGVFTEALGDVVFRVAPVTRAEALHAVGEIRGRALLDDFRGQGAVDREAIVRVMEGLSRLADDFPEIREVDINPLIADAEGRLTAVDALIVLGKPDTPGPRRRPVDPGTIYRLFHPRSIAFVGASATFGKWGHMLFTNVVGGGYEGGIYLVNPRGGEIAGRPVYKSVLDIPGPVDLGIVTLPADKVPSVIPDFEKKGIRQMLLITSGFGEMGEEGKRREEDLVERARRADILILGPNTMGIINPHIHFTCTGFHVRPKPGTTTLLAQSGNLGIQLLAFAVEEGIGIRAFCGSGNESMVAIEDYMEGFVADEQTETVLMYLEGIKDGRRFYETARRLCLKKPAVVLKGGRTESGNRAAASHTGAMASDMRVFDSACRQAGVIVVEHPMDLLDLSAVFSSLPLPRGNRVAAITIGGGWGVVLADLCEKHGLRVPNLSPELIGRIDGILPPYWSRSNPIDLVAEFDPAIPMMLVEELMKWDGCDAVVHMGILGRMAFFRWLMESSVKADPHYDRKLFAAIPAMVSEFEEQFVRHVIHLMARYKKPVMGVILLPDGQAKTIREEADEPYKSVSFLTPERVVKCLAEMYGYRCWLNRQGV